Proteins from a genomic interval of Crassostrea angulata isolate pt1a10 chromosome 7, ASM2561291v2, whole genome shotgun sequence:
- the LOC128157223 gene encoding proteasome subunit beta type-7-like, which translates to MASTLLAETPRGGFSFENCCRNQFFEQKGIKAPTAYKTGTTIVGLVYKDGVVLGADTRATEDTVVADKNCSKIHFISDNIYCCGAGTAADTEMTTQMISSQLELHRLNTGRTPRVCTANRLLKQMLFRYQGHISAALVLGGVDSTGPHLYSVYPHGSTDKLPYVTMGSGSLAAMAVFERGFKPNMEKEEAKKLVRDAIAAGIFNDLGSGSNVDVCVITKDKVDYIRPFDEANLKGQRQGSYRYKKGTTAVLKTEVKKIPFEVVKKTVRAEPMETV; encoded by the exons ATGGCGTCGACATTGCTTGCCGAAACGCCGAGAGGtggattttcttttgaaaattgttgtCG AAACCAGTTTTTTGAACAAAAAGGAATAAAGGCACCCACCGCTTATAAAACTGGAACAACTATTGTTGGACTTGTTTACaag GATGGGGTTGTGCTTGGAGCTGATACACGAGCTACAGAGGACACTGTTGTGGCAGACAAAAACTGCAGcaaaattcacttcatttctgaTAATATATA TTGCTGTGGAGCTGGAACAGCAGCTGACACAGAAATGACAACACAGATGATTTCTTCTCAGCTGGAACTTCACAGACTGAACACAGGGAGAACTCCTCGAGTGTGCACAGCTAATAGACTCCTTAAACAGATGCTATTTAG GTACCAGGGTCACATCAGTGCTGCTTTGGTGCTTGGTGGAGTGGATTCCACAGGTCCACATCTGTATAGTGTATATCCACATGGATCCACTGACAAACTTCCCTATGTTACCATGG gTTCTGGATCCCTAGCAGCTATGGCAGTCTTTGAGAGGGGATTTAAGCCAAATATGGAG AAAGAGGAGGCGAAAAAACTTGTCCGAGATGCTATTGCAGCTGGTATATTTAACGATCTGGGCTCAGGAAGCAATGTGGATGTGTGTGTCATCACAAAAGACAAAGTGGATTATATTAGACCTTTTGACGAGGCTAATCTTAAAGGACAGAG ACAAGGATCATATAGATACAAGAAAGGTACTACTGCTGTTCTGAAGACAGAAGTCAagaaaattccttttgaggtgGTCAAGAAAACAGTGAGAGCAGAGCCAATGGAAACAGTCTAA
- the LOC128155446 gene encoding box C/D snoRNA protein 1-like translates to MSTADSKCELCGKVQWKYKCPRCDKKTCCLACVKQHKVETNCNGIRDKTAFVKMKAMTDMHLLSDYRMLEDVDRSIDNHSRDPLRRSGVNKVVNNMKKIAEKKGLKVKFLPYPMSKRKNNTTRLTNYRTGDFLWHVELIFPHSDIKYTEKRVHEDTCLGDMLKTFLHPTESDPVKRQMLKSYSRTPVEDCKVLMQEEGLPANIKRYHQLDQKKSLCENLQGKNFIEYPTLHIVLPDRDDQYPLSTPK, encoded by the exons ATGTCGACAGCTGACAG CAAGTGTGAATTGTGTGGCAAGGTTCAGTGGAAATACAAATGTCCTCGATGTGACAAGAAAACTTGTTGCCTTGCCTGTGTTAAACAACATAAAGTAGAAACTAATTGTAATGGTATACGAGACAAGACAGCTTTTGTGAAGATGAAAGCCATGACAGATATGCACCTCTTGAGTG ATTATCGAATGCTGGAAGATGTAGATCGTTCTATTGACAATCACAGCAGGGATCCCCTGAGACGGTCTGGTGTAAATAAAGTTGTTAACAAT atgaaaaagatAGCAGAAAAGAAAGGATTAAAAGTAAAGTTTCTTCCATATCCAATgtcaaaaaggaaaaacaatACCACAAGATTAACCAATTACAG GACGGGAGATTTTCTGTGGCATGTGGAGCTGATCTTTCCTCACTCAGATATAAAGTACACAGAAAAGAG AGTACATGAAGACACCTGCCTTGGTGACATGCTGAAGACATTCCTACACCCTACAGAGTCTGATCCTGTAAAAAGACAGATGTTGAAGTCTTACAGTAGGACTCCAGTGGAAGACTGTAAAGTTTTAATGCAGGAAGAAGGACTGCCTGCCAATATCAAGAG ATATCATCAGTTagatcagaaaaaatcattgtgtGAGAATCTTCAAGGGAAAAATTTTATTGAGTACCCAACACTCCATATTGTTCTCCCGGACAGAGATGACCAATACCCACTGTCGACCCCAAAATGA